The sequence TGATCAAGGGACACTTTCTATCAATGATGTCCCAGTTGACACTAAGCCTGTCGATTTTGCGGCGAACCCTGAGTTGACCTCACAGCTTTATTTACCAGGACAAATTGGTCCAGGGCAAGTACTGACCGAAGACAGTGCGGCAGCGATGGGTGAGCAAGAAGAGGGTGAGGCGCAATACTTTCAGGAAACACAAGGCGAAAACAAGCACCTTGTTCGTTACTTGAATGGTATGAATAGTTCCCAATATGCACCATTTTTACAGCAGCAATCGCCAGAGGTGGTTAGCTCAGCAGGCACCAAATGGCGTATTAGCGTTCCAGAAGGTCAGTATTTTGTGATGGGCGATAACCGCGATCGTAGTGCTGATGGTCGGTTTTGGGGATTTGTTCCTGATGAGAATTTAGCGGGTAAAGCGGTTTATATCTGGATGCATAAGCCACCAGGACTTAATTTACCAACCTTTGAACGCAATGGTACTATTGATTAAGATTATGTCATTAAGATTATGAGACGCTCTATTGGTTGATTTATCGATAATAGTTTTATGCTAATATTGTTGCTATCTAATAAATGGCTACCTAGTATTTCGGTAGCTCCTAAAAATAGTTGTTTACCAGTAGAGGGATATCATAGTGCAGCAATTATCTGGAATCGCCACACAGCGTGGTGCTAGCGTAACGAGTATCGTTTTAATTATTCTTGTGTTAGGAGTTGCTGCCAAATTGATGGTTGCTATCATACCTGCTCAGATTGGTGATTATCAATTGACCAAGACCTTAAGCGCACAGCTTAAGGAAGCAAATAATAATAATGAGACGGCCAAGCAGTTTGTCGAGCGTGTTAATAGACAGCTATCTATTAATGCTGATTATGATACTCAGGCGGAAGATGTATTTACTTTTATTGATAAAAAGACGGGACAATTGGCTATCCGTAAAGAATATGCAGTCACTAACAATTTCTTTGGTAATGTTGATATCGTCAATCGCTTCGAAGGTGATATCGATATGACAACAGCAGAG is a genomic window of Psychrobacter cibarius containing:
- a CDS encoding DUF4845 domain-containing protein; this encodes MQQLSGIATQRGASVTSIVLIILVLGVAAKLMVAIIPAQIGDYQLTKTLSAQLKEANNNNETAKQFVERVNRQLSINADYDTQAEDVFTFIDKKTGQLAIRKEYAVTNNFFGNVDIVNRFEGDIDMTTAE
- the lepB gene encoding signal peptidase I; the encoded protein is MDFDFNLILVPLTIGLGIIWLLDKLTLKQRKTRGRGQESLLVRWAYDFFPVLAVVLIVRSFLIEPFNIPSSSMVPTLYTGDFIAVNKYAYGVRLPLTYNKVLDTGAPEHGDVAVFRYPENPSIYYIKRVIGLPGDTVSYDQGTLSINDVPVDTKPVDFAANPELTSQLYLPGQIGPGQVLTEDSAAAMGEQEEGEAQYFQETQGENKHLVRYLNGMNSSQYAPFLQQQSPEVVSSAGTKWRISVPEGQYFVMGDNRDRSADGRFWGFVPDENLAGKAVYIWMHKPPGLNLPTFERNGTID